A DNA window from Maribellus comscasis contains the following coding sequences:
- the traK gene encoding conjugative transposon protein TraK has product MKKQFDIQRKFRFTVYVLLTVSLVVIGLSSYIFTLSVRMVEDSRQKIYVLDNGKSLLVALREDISENRDAEARDHVKRFHELFFTLEPDKEYIENNIREALYLADRSAMDQYRSFKENNVYNQVIASDISMTISTDSIHLDFSSYPYSFTYYGKQKIVRTSNITLRNLETTGHLRNISRTDNNPHGFLMERWRIVDNNDIETIRRKSF; this is encoded by the coding sequence ATGAAAAAACAATTTGATATTCAAAGAAAGTTCCGGTTTACTGTCTATGTTTTGCTGACGGTAAGCCTGGTGGTTATCGGGTTGAGCAGCTATATATTTACCCTTTCCGTCCGGATGGTGGAAGATTCCCGGCAAAAAATATACGTGCTGGATAACGGAAAATCCCTGCTGGTTGCACTTCGCGAGGACATTTCCGAGAACAGGGATGCAGAAGCACGGGATCATGTAAAACGGTTCCATGAGCTGTTTTTTACATTGGAACCCGACAAAGAATATATCGAAAATAATATCCGGGAAGCCCTTTACCTGGCTGACCGGTCAGCGATGGACCAGTACCGCTCATTTAAGGAAAATAATGTCTATAATCAGGTGATTGCCTCGGATATCAGCATGACAATCAGTACCGATTCCATTCACCTGGATTTTTCATCGTACCCGTATTCATTTACCTATTACGGGAAACAGAAAATTGTGCGGACATCCAACATTACACTGCGTAATCTGGAAACCACAGGCCACCTGCGAAACATCTCACGAACCGATAACAACCCCCATGGATTTTTAATGGAAAGATGGCGGATTGTGGATAACAATGACATTGAAACCATACGCAGAAAATCCTTTTAA
- a CDS encoding TraG family conjugative transposon ATPase, with protein sequence MDGTKRKQPGNCPSSLPSKDASASLKVMKAKPIEKCLPVLGFHGDILVSDNLDLSFGLKLRLPELLSCSNEQLYLLHDTFGRAVNLLPENTLLHKQDFFLAGAFSETINQDSLDKSYLKLFKGRSYLEHECYMYISMLNVGLLKNYLSSALLFSKKQKMQESWMNEKAGELRSNLVSLFTQNGIVCEPVTREQAVGDDKQPGLIERYLTLNFREGQPVLGGIDFRDRLRVMDRFVEILSLSDYTHVPSELRPLTGHPRTGLPVSFTYPVTWHLPFSHITNQFIYVPGQQEVKATLESNYKKIYSLSRFSSENKVNAGLIENFLDTVQSTGEKIVKTHFNVVLMESSLRELKQYKSETGSAFSQMNCFPYQHTFDLPLLFFVCVPFSTQLPETELFITQVPQACCLTNFEGPVTDSTSEFTIRLSNRQEGCPVKIDLSDEPMRRNIIHNRNKIIIGGSGSGKSFFTNHFLRQYAENGNCHIVLLDVGRSYELLTRYLDEQLKDKGGARLVEFTEENPISFNPFVAGGEADMEHRQTILSVLYTIYKENLSEMEKDVIARSVSEFFKTENLERSFNGYYNFCLEYIPQLVEEQSLEFNSNEFFFILGKYYNGGEYDYLLNKPMQTDEFFTCPFLVFELDNIKDHPVIFPVATLIIMDIFLQKMRKLKGVRKVICVEEAWKAIATSQMAGYVKYFFKTIRKFFGEAIVVTQEVDDVISSPIIRDAIINNADTRILLDMGKFKNKFGQISQVLGLTEFQKEQVLSVNKNLPADRKFKEVFIALGASSKVFALEVSRPEYYCYTSEQKEKELILKKLQGNNTLFEILESM encoded by the coding sequence ATGGATGGAACAAAAAGAAAACAGCCCGGCAACTGCCCCAGTTCATTACCATCAAAAGACGCATCTGCCAGCCTTAAAGTCATGAAAGCAAAACCCATTGAAAAGTGCCTGCCTGTTCTTGGATTTCACGGGGATATCCTTGTCTCCGATAACCTGGATTTGAGTTTCGGACTTAAACTCAGGCTTCCCGAACTACTGTCATGCAGTAACGAACAACTATATTTACTGCATGACACTTTCGGGCGGGCAGTAAATTTGTTACCGGAAAACACTTTGTTGCACAAACAGGATTTTTTTTTAGCAGGGGCGTTTTCAGAAACAATTAACCAGGACAGCCTTGATAAAAGCTATTTAAAACTTTTTAAAGGCAGGTCATATCTCGAACATGAATGTTACATGTATATCAGCATGCTGAATGTGGGTTTGTTAAAAAACTACCTGAGTTCGGCCCTTTTGTTTTCAAAAAAACAAAAGATGCAGGAATCGTGGATGAATGAAAAAGCAGGGGAACTGCGTTCCAACCTGGTGTCACTGTTTACACAGAACGGGATTGTATGTGAACCGGTAACAAGAGAACAGGCTGTCGGGGACGATAAACAACCGGGATTGATTGAACGGTATCTTACCCTGAACTTCAGGGAAGGACAACCCGTGCTGGGAGGGATAGATTTCCGGGACCGGCTGCGGGTGATGGACAGGTTTGTGGAGATTTTGAGCCTGAGCGACTATACACATGTCCCGTCAGAGCTAAGACCATTGACCGGCCATCCCCGTACCGGCCTGCCGGTTTCCTTTACTTACCCGGTAACATGGCACCTTCCGTTTTCACATATCACCAACCAGTTTATTTATGTGCCCGGACAACAGGAAGTCAAAGCAACACTGGAAAGCAATTACAAAAAAATATACAGCCTTTCCCGGTTCTCATCTGAGAATAAAGTGAACGCAGGCCTGATTGAAAATTTTCTGGACACGGTACAATCTACAGGAGAAAAGATAGTAAAAACCCACTTTAATGTTGTCCTAATGGAAAGCTCTCTCAGAGAATTGAAACAATACAAAAGTGAGACCGGCTCCGCTTTTTCACAAATGAACTGTTTCCCTTACCAGCATACCTTTGATTTACCGCTGCTCTTTTTTGTCTGTGTGCCGTTTTCCACCCAACTGCCCGAAACAGAACTGTTTATTACGCAGGTGCCACAAGCCTGTTGCCTGACTAATTTTGAAGGCCCGGTAACAGACAGTACATCGGAATTTACCATCCGGCTTTCCAACCGACAGGAAGGCTGCCCTGTGAAAATTGATTTATCGGATGAGCCTATGCGTCGGAATATTATCCATAACCGCAACAAAATTATTATTGGCGGTTCCGGCTCAGGGAAATCTTTTTTTACCAATCATTTTTTAAGACAGTATGCTGAAAACGGAAACTGCCATATCGTTTTGCTGGATGTGGGGAGAAGCTATGAATTGCTTACCCGCTATTTAGATGAACAATTAAAGGATAAAGGCGGGGCAAGACTGGTAGAGTTTACGGAAGAAAATCCCATTTCCTTCAATCCTTTTGTTGCTGGCGGGGAAGCAGATATGGAACACCGGCAAACCATTCTTTCAGTGCTTTATACTATCTATAAGGAAAACCTCTCAGAAATGGAAAAGGACGTGATTGCACGGTCGGTTTCCGAGTTTTTCAAAACTGAAAACCTGGAGAGGTCCTTTAACGGGTATTACAACTTTTGCCTGGAATATATTCCGCAACTGGTGGAAGAACAATCTCTGGAGTTTAACAGCAATGAGTTCTTTTTTATCCTGGGGAAATACTACAATGGTGGGGAATACGATTACCTGCTGAACAAACCTATGCAAACCGATGAGTTTTTTACCTGTCCGTTCCTGGTATTTGAACTGGACAATATCAAGGACCACCCGGTAATTTTCCCGGTAGCCACACTGATAATCATGGACATTTTCCTGCAGAAAATGCGAAAGCTAAAAGGTGTCCGTAAGGTTATCTGTGTGGAAGAAGCCTGGAAAGCAATTGCTACGTCGCAAATGGCCGGCTATGTAAAATACTTCTTTAAAACTATCCGCAAATTTTTTGGTGAGGCTATAGTGGTTACCCAGGAGGTGGATGATGTCATTTCATCGCCCATTATCCGGGATGCAATAATCAATAACGCCGATACAAGGATTTTGCTGGACATGGGTAAGTTCAAAAACAAGTTTGGACAGATAAGCCAGGTGCTGGGACTGACGGAGTTCCAGAAGGAACAGGTCCTGTCTGTTAATAAAAACCTTCCGGCAGACAGAAAATTTAAAGAAGTATTTATCGCACTTGGGGCAAGCTCAAAAGTATTTGCCCTGGAAGTCAGCCGGCCGGAATATTACTGTTATACCAGCGAGCAGAAGGAGAAAGAGCTAATTCTTAAAAAACTACAGGGAAATAATACCCTTTTTGAAATCCTCGAATCCATGTAA
- a CDS encoding DUF4133 domain-containing protein, which translates to MKTFTIQKIDTNLYIKGFSGQMVYKALYGIIGTLLLFVLLYITAGAFTAVLVCISAFFGWLFRLNQIQQKYGPDGWNKKKTARQLPQFITIKRRICQP; encoded by the coding sequence ATGAAAACTTTCACGATACAGAAGATTGATACCAACCTTTATATCAAAGGGTTCTCCGGTCAAATGGTGTATAAGGCACTGTATGGGATAATCGGCACATTGCTTTTGTTTGTCTTGCTTTATATCACTGCCGGGGCCTTTACAGCCGTGCTGGTTTGTATCTCTGCTTTTTTCGGCTGGCTTTTCCGGCTGAACCAGATTCAACAAAAATACGGTCCGGATGGATGGAACAAAAAGAAAACAGCCCGGCAACTGCCCCAGTTCATTACCATCAAAAGACGCATCTGCCAGCCTTAA
- a CDS encoding DUF4134 domain-containing protein, with amino-acid sequence MKTKMKQILKRGQLLIALFALGIYHSLAQSSAGIDQATAEVSSYVDPVSNLIIAIGAVVGLIGGVRVYIKWQSGDQDTQKAIMGWFGACLFLILVGVVIKAFFA; translated from the coding sequence ATGAAAACAAAAATGAAACAGATTTTGAAAAGAGGACAATTGCTTATTGCCCTTTTTGCTTTGGGAATTTATCACAGTCTTGCACAAAGCTCAGCCGGTATTGACCAGGCTACGGCAGAAGTCAGTTCCTATGTTGACCCGGTTTCCAACCTGATTATTGCCATAGGTGCAGTGGTCGGATTGATTGGCGGGGTGCGAGTTTATATTAAATGGCAAAGCGGCGATCAGGATACCCAGAAAGCCATCATGGGCTGGTTTGGTGCCTGCTTGTTTTTAATTCTTGTAGGTGTGGTAATCAAAGCATTTTTTGCCTGA
- a CDS encoding ATPase, whose translation MAIMSTTTKIIQSPFEEIAEFKNGMFHFNLSDCLKWMEKQGKTLFGEHFRILQQDHPVIYKLLVYAIGDKENCNRKGLNLEKGLLVNGPVGVGKTSLMKLINYFCPTEKQYQVKPARELSFELETEGFKIVNKYSKGAFQMGRNGTFPVIYCFDDLGVEPPLKYYGNECNVMAEILLSRYDLFVSKGMLTHATTNLSASELEERYGNRVRSRMREMFNLVTFDKDSGDKRI comes from the coding sequence ATGGCTATAATGTCAACAACGACAAAGATTATTCAGAGCCCCTTTGAAGAAATAGCCGAATTCAAAAACGGGATGTTCCATTTCAATCTCTCAGATTGCCTGAAATGGATGGAAAAACAGGGTAAAACCCTTTTTGGCGAACATTTCCGGATTCTGCAACAGGATCATCCTGTGATTTACAAACTGTTGGTTTATGCCATTGGCGATAAAGAAAACTGCAATAGGAAAGGACTGAACTTAGAAAAAGGATTACTTGTAAATGGCCCGGTCGGCGTAGGTAAAACAAGTTTGATGAAGTTGATAAATTATTTCTGTCCTACTGAAAAACAATACCAGGTAAAGCCTGCCCGCGAACTCAGTTTTGAACTGGAAACGGAAGGCTTTAAAATCGTAAATAAATACAGCAAAGGAGCATTCCAAATGGGGAGAAACGGCACTTTCCCGGTAATTTACTGTTTTGATGATTTAGGCGTGGAACCACCCCTGAAATATTACGGCAATGAATGTAATGTTATGGCTGAAATCCTGCTCAGCCGTTATGACCTGTTTGTTTCCAAAGGGATGTTAACCCATGCAACAACCAATCTTTCTGCTTCAGAACTGGAAGAACGTTACGGAAACCGGGTCCGCAGCCGGATGAGAGAGATGTTTAACCTGGTTACTTTTGACAAAGACTCAGGGGATAAACGGATATAA
- a CDS encoding helix-turn-helix domain-containing protein has protein sequence MSAEIITTEDLRKFKNEILQEFKKLLEEHQGQPPKKWLKSYEVRKLLGISQGKLQNMRARGTLPFTRIGAVIFYDYEDIRKMMEKNQEKKDAIFDYA, from the coding sequence ATGTCAGCAGAAATTATTACCACCGAAGACCTGCGAAAATTTAAGAATGAAATCCTGCAGGAGTTTAAAAAGTTACTGGAAGAACATCAGGGACAACCTCCCAAAAAATGGCTTAAATCCTATGAGGTCCGCAAACTGTTGGGAATCTCCCAGGGGAAATTGCAAAATATGCGGGCCAGGGGCACTTTACCGTTTACCCGCATTGGTGCCGTAATTTTTTACGATTATGAAGATATCCGGAAAATGATGGAGAAAAACCAGGAAAAGAAAGATGCGATATTTGATTATGCCTGA
- a CDS encoding RteC domain-containing protein, with the protein MTTHKQIISELETELLKRDEVSGNLFEQLEFAIGLCKIALDRMRELVVKEGFLDKNSEIHFFKKIKPIVYSKLLYYQAVFDIESIRQNVDRKNLKKFFQREQKKLLKFMKKNYVKVQYYRCDHNYLDEKYFTRNNEKIPLEAKDNQSLFNEDFFSCRDHTFSVIMAKEMLIKYISKEIEEIEHPEGKDQVMSKSNLSWTDSKMDAYEFIYGIYYAGSVNHGKATISDLAEAFEKMFNIELKKDIYHAPSEMVQRNEPAKYLSRLVAIIRRKMNNKLR; encoded by the coding sequence ATGACAACACACAAACAGATTATTTCAGAACTGGAAACCGAATTATTAAAAAGAGATGAAGTATCAGGCAACCTTTTCGAACAGTTGGAATTTGCCATCGGACTGTGCAAAATAGCACTTGACAGGATGCGCGAGTTGGTTGTAAAAGAAGGATTTCTGGATAAGAATAGTGAAATTCATTTTTTCAAAAAGATTAAACCAATAGTTTACAGCAAGCTTCTGTATTATCAGGCGGTTTTTGACATTGAGAGCATCCGGCAGAATGTTGATAGAAAAAACCTTAAGAAATTTTTCCAAAGGGAACAGAAAAAACTACTGAAGTTCATGAAAAAGAACTATGTAAAAGTCCAATATTACCGTTGCGACCATAACTATTTGGATGAAAAGTACTTTACACGTAATAATGAAAAAATTCCGTTGGAGGCAAAAGATAATCAATCGCTGTTCAATGAGGATTTTTTTTCTTGCCGGGACCATACTTTTTCTGTTATCATGGCAAAGGAAATGTTAATCAAATACATATCTAAAGAAATTGAAGAAATTGAACACCCGGAGGGAAAAGATCAGGTGATGTCAAAATCTAATCTATCTTGGACAGATAGCAAGATGGATGCCTATGAATTTATTTATGGAATTTATTATGCCGGTTCTGTGAATCATGGAAAAGCCACAATCAGTGATTTGGCCGAAGCCTTCGAGAAGATGTTTAATATTGAGCTTAAGAAGGATATTTACCATGCTCCGTCTGAAATGGTACAACGGAATGAACCCGCCAAATATTTAAGCCGTTTAGTGGCTATCATTAGACGAAAGATGAATAATAAACTCAGGTAA
- a CDS encoding LUD domain-containing protein, protein MYFKKMLIKNLVKSGIVSAELNNDELSEFLKDNFADFIDFTIKQDWSNYLITRDFSNVKTIVLSSRIGIAKNGIFWIDNLNIPDPMILFASKQIVIKFRKENIVKDMKSALQKINPSKLIFGFFISGPFFHKTNKLGNFNIVRIKQLIVILI, encoded by the coding sequence ATGTATTTTAAAAAAATGCTTATTAAAAATTTGGTTAAATCAGGAATTGTTTCAGCAGAATTAAATAACGATGAGCTATCAGAATTTTTAAAGGACAATTTTGCTGATTTTATAGATTTTACGATTAAACAAGATTGGTCAAACTATCTAATAACAAGAGACTTTTCAAATGTTAAAACCATCGTATTGAGTAGCCGGATTGGTATTGCAAAAAATGGAATATTTTGGATAGATAATTTAAATATTCCTGATCCCATGATTCTGTTCGCCTCTAAACAAATTGTTATAAAATTTCGAAAAGAAAATATCGTAAAAGATATGAAATCCGCCCTTCAAAAAATTAATCCTTCGAAATTAATCTTTGGCTTTTTTATTTCCGGACCATTTTTTCACAAAACCAATAAACTAGGAAATTTTAATATAGTCCGAATTAAACAGCTTATTGTCATTTTGATATAA
- a CDS encoding sugar-binding domain-containing protein, whose protein sequence is MSYRKFKSHKIKIVILNLLLIQIKIIGAQPNDWQDEQIIGIRNEKTHCIYVQCSNIEQAIRDYLEEFIFYESLNGSWKFNWVKSPDLRPENFFENGFDVSYWDDIGVSSNWQLKMDGMSIYTNVTYPFTKDTPHIKGKVLDHYAKNDLPNIVLIYLNDIGNGDLTNIGAIDYNTQNIDKINGVNLLPLSKGNFEANTRQTFYYYYRQSSLETIKVGFWKLVFPHSGRTYEGFQIGKDEIPGRVNGNYQFKGG, encoded by the coding sequence ATGTCATATAGAAAATTCAAATCTCATAAAATAAAAATAGTAATTCTTAATCTGCTTTTGATACAGATAAAAATTATTGGTGCTCAACCAAATGACTGGCAGGATGAGCAGATAATAGGCATTAGAAATGAAAAGACACACTGCATATATGTCCAATGCTCCAATATAGAACAAGCTATAAGAGATTATCTTGAAGAATTTATTTTTTACGAATCATTAAATGGTTCATGGAAATTTAACTGGGTGAAGTCACCTGATTTGAGACCTGAGAATTTCTTCGAAAATGGTTTCGATGTTAGCTATTGGGATGATATTGGTGTTTCATCAAATTGGCAATTAAAGATGGATGGAATGTCAATTTATACCAATGTAACTTATCCCTTTACTAAAGATACTCCTCATATTAAGGGTAAAGTTCTAGACCATTATGCGAAAAACGATTTACCCAATATCGTGTTAATATATCTTAACGACATTGGTAATGGCGATTTAACGAACATCGGTGCTATAGATTACAATACGCAAAACATCGACAAAATTAATGGAGTAAACCTTTTGCCTCTTTCAAAAGGTAATTTTGAGGCTAATACCCGGCAAACTTTCTATTATTACTACCGGCAAAGTAGTTTGGAAACTATTAAAGTTGGTTTTTGGAAACTTGTATTTCCACACTCCGGAAGAACATATGAAGGATTTCAGATAGGTAAAGATGAGATACCCGGCCGGGTTAATGGAAACTACCAATTCAAGGGTGGTTAA